CGGGTCGTCGACCTTTGACGCTTGGAAGATGACCTCGCCTTCGGGAGAtttgacaaaggcagcaaatgCGTCTCGCGCACAAATAGAGTCTAGTCTATTGTCGTAGCCGCAAATGTCCTCTCCGATTCGGCCGGCGCTGATGGCTGCTCGGCGGCGTTCTTGGACCATTTCGACCAGCGTCATCATCTTTTGGCATAGGAGAGTCTCCTCTGCTAATTTGAATCGAGcgtttgcctttttgtccagatattccttctcttcctctgttAGAATCTGAGCGAGAcgctcttcagctgctgggAGAGTTGTTAGCAGGAATGGGAAAAAACTGCTTATAAAAGCCATTCGTATCAATATTTACCTGTCTCGTCTCCATTCATCTCAGACGGCTTGCCTGAAAACGGCGCCCTTAAAGTCCAtgatccatctccatcgataGTGGCAAGGTCGCTACTTAACAGTGCCATGAATTCTTCCTGAGACAGCTCGTCGCTCAGCGCAGCCTTTGTCCTGGCCTTGGGCAACTTGCTCAGCATGCGCTCCCACCATATCTGAGCATGCTCATCCGAACAGAAGACGCTTGGCGGACTGTGTGTTAGACGAGCCGCCTTTCGACATGAGCCGAGCGTGCATGTTTTCTTGTAGATCGTCATCAAGTTGTCTGTCGTGCAGTTTGGACAGATGAACTTTTCAATGAGGCTCTCTCCAACATCCTTGGCCAGGTGCACGCACTCTCCGTGGAACCAGTCTTCACATCTCTCGCAGCAAATCATCCAGCGGTGGTCGTCTGGTCCTCTGCAGATGCAGTATGGTCCATTGTCAGactcgtcatcttcgtcggATGCATCCTCAGCCGCGGTACTGTTGGCTTCACTGCCCACCGTCGATCTGGCTGACTTGGGCTTCTTAGGGTCCCGTACGGATTTTGGGCGTTTTGAAGGCTTTTTGACAGTAGAGGCTgtgcccttcttcttcttcgctgcgGATGTTGAACCTGCCATCGAGGGTGCTGGATCTGTGGTCTCTGCAGTTTCTGTGGAGGGCAAGGGAGTCGAGGATTTGAAGGCTGGGAGGGCATCAGAGTGAAGTG
The sequence above is drawn from the Trichoderma breve strain T069 chromosome 5, whole genome shotgun sequence genome and encodes:
- a CDS encoding PHD-finger domain-containing protein; translation: MDPTRISTGADTGPYIMETRFELIDEDIKSESAVNSPAPLHSDALPAFKSSTPLPSTETAETTDPAPSMAGSTSAAKKKKGTASTVKKPSKRPKSVRDPKKPKSARSTVGSEANSTAAEDASDEDDESDNGPYCICRGPDDHRWMICCERCEDWFHGECVHLAKDVGESLIEKFICPNCTTDNLMTIYKKTCTLGSCRKAARLTHSPPSVFCSDEHAQIWWERMLSKLPKARTKAALSDELSQEEFMALLSSDLATIDGDGSWTLRAPFSGKPSEMNGDETEEEKEYLDKKANARFKLAEETLLCQKMMTLVEMVQERRRAAISAGRIGEDICGYDNRLDSICARDAFAAFVKSPEGEVIFQASKVDDPLGEGDEVRGMCERKRCKIHSGWHKMLLLAVKHQIKEMADQAAEVGEDERILREAAEERWRRRQAEKNWVEVIED